The sequence below is a genomic window from Silene latifolia isolate original U9 population chromosome 7, ASM4854445v1, whole genome shotgun sequence.
ATGTGTGGTTGTCTTAGTAGTGACGACAATAGTTTAGAAATGTACTTAAGTGTTCAAATGTGACCATATGTGAGGGCATCTAATAAATCAACAAAATGGTGACATGTACTTTAGTGTTCAAATGTGACCATATTTCAGAAATTTAGCTAATCTAAAATGGTTACATTGTTAACCAAAGATGGTCACATATTAATTATGTTGACATGAATGACAGTATTTTAAGATGGTCACAATAATGACAATATTATGTAATGTGACCATTTTGTGTGTTACATGTAGAGCCATCTGTGAAACCTGTGCAAGAAGAGCAATCTGTGAAAGCTGCGAATGTTGTGGAAAGGTCGAAGGAGCTTGAGGTTGGGCAAGGGTCGAAGAGAAAGTTACCTGAAGGGGCAGTGGTCCCAAAAAAGAAACGAATGAGAAAGGAAGGAACGTATGTTTACCATTTTATTGTATCTGATGAATTCTTCGACATCATGTTATCATGTTaagcttttttttttaaatattaataCATTGTCTCCGAATATAGGAAGATGAAGGAGGTCGAGGGACATGGATCACCAGCTTCCCTACACTACGTCATAGAGCATTTATCGTCAGCTCAGAGGAAGGATGTTGAGGATATAGGGTTTGGAGGTCTTCTCGAGCTGAAGGCATCTAAGTTTATTCATACCATGGTTGATTGGCTGTTGGAACGATATGATACGCACACTAGGCTGCTTTTGTTTAATAGGTTTGTTCATTTCTCAATCAGTAAGCATGATGTTTACGATGTCTTCATGTTACCGTGTGAATGGGAGGATGTGCCAACTGTTACAGATGATAAAGACCTAGTACAGTGTTGGAGAAAGAGATTTGGTGCTTTACCAAATAAGGATATAAAGCTGGACCAAGTTGTTAGAGTTGAGATGCTGAAATTGGTGGACGGTGGACCAGATTTTAAGAGGTTGTTTGTGTTATTTGCAATTGGATCGTTTTTTGCCCCGACCGTGCACAATCGAATTGACACTAGGTTGATTGGGGCAGTGGAGGATGTTGATGCCATACCAAAGATGGATTGGTGTTCATACATTATGGATCGTTTTGACAATTCCGTTGACTCATGGAAAGAAAACGAGGGCAAAAGCATGGGGGGGTGCCTAATGTTCTTCCAGATAGTGTACTTTCACCGCCTGATTTGGAGGGGTTTGCCTGAGAAgaggtgtgacaccctcatttattgcggaaaagaaaacacgtaattctacagaaaaactgacaggatatgtttgtaataggttcaaatgggtaaaaacctgtaatttttaaaacctgaacctgttataaagatatccaaaagggaaggtgtcaaacatgcaaggtccaaaataaatctcatgaatgaaacatcgctaaagtcgcgaaacaaagttatacaaaccaaatatgagaaagggagacatatgtccctaaaatgtatatgacataaaaagggtttaagggtcacaatgaaataaaaccagtctaggtcccaaggttactttgctcgctagctcgtccatgtaccccatatatgcatcacctacctgtcattcgcattttatacaaatacgaaagccacagtcagtggggaataactccgagttctcccagccacgaaatgtcgtaattaatataacatgtaaacataagaatatgaatacgaatcacacatagccttagcatatagatgctagacaatagTGCTTATCATGTggacaacaat
It includes:
- the LOC141590584 gene encoding uncharacterized protein LOC141590584, whose product is MARRTTPKKQMEGFRFLGFRVVYDNVLVFKMSPGEKKGKGKVGIEPVETDKREDSDASEEISEETEASSQGDGEGSGDEEGSVEEGGSAESEEQGSESDDGRLAEVLNQVVKMAAALGGKKKRKEDKTPEDEPSVKPVQEEQSVKAANVVERSKELEVGQGSKRKLPEGAVVPKKKRMRKEGTKMKEVEGHGSPASLHYVIEHLSSAQRKDVEDIGFGGLLELKASKFIHTMVDWLLERYDTHTRLLLFNRFVHFSISKHDVYDVFMLPCEWEDVPTVTDDKDLVQCWRKRFGALPNKDIKLDQVVRVEMLKLVDGGPDFKRLFVLFAIGSFFAPTVHNRIDTRKRGQKHGGVPNVLPDSVLSPPDLEGFA